From Epinephelus lanceolatus isolate andai-2023 chromosome 2, ASM4190304v1, whole genome shotgun sequence, one genomic window encodes:
- the LOC117257035 gene encoding mitochondrial inner membrane m-AAA protease component AFG3L1-like isoform X1: protein MGLLSAGVGPFRNRVLAVRTWSRELSNISATLRSGGALASKASLIQRRCGGLYQHSFSLARLLSSNKPPRGFEKFFPKNEESTGVSKSAEDENTKDQKSHVREERDTNDDGDERRRGGKKEESHWWTRFQDDFPLDEKALRYSAIAAAGMVSAFLYFYFRETGMQISWKDFVNHYLNRGLVAHLEVVNKQYVKVIPAHGVDTSEVSYLWFNIGSVDSFEHNLEMAQQEMGLDSQKVPVFYSSESDGTLLLSIFPALLLVGFLLFATRQGPMAGGRGGRGRVNPFSMSESKAKIIKDNINVQFKDVAGCEEAKLEIMEFVNFLKNPRQYQDLGAKIPKGAVLSGPPGTGKTLLAKATAGEANVPFITVNGSEFQEMFVGVGPARIRDTFATARKNAPCILFIDEIDAVGKKRGGGNFGNQSEQENTLNQLLVEMDGFNSRTNVVVLAGTNRADILDPALLRPGRFDRHIYIGPPDIKGRASIFKVHLRPLKLDTSIEVEALARKLAALTPGFTGADIANVCNEAALIAARHLNQHVNTKHFEQAVERVIGGLEKKTQVLQLPEKTTVAYHEAGHAVAGWFLEHADPLLKVSIVPRGKGLGYAQYLPKEQYLFNKEQLFDRMCMMLGGRVAEQVFFKRITTGAQDDLRKVTQSAYAQVVQFGMNDAVGQVSFDLPQQGDVVTEKPYSETTAQLIDQEVRLLIDSAFQRTLKLVTDRKEMVEKVAKRLLEKEILDKADMVELLGARPFQEKTSYEEFVEGLGELEEDTSLPEGLKNWNKNKGEEKQPQNQQNRSALYL, encoded by the exons ATGGGGCTGCTGTCTGCAGGTGTCGGACCCTTTCGAAACCGGGTGCTGGCGGTTCGGACCTGGAGCCGAGAGTTATCCAACATCTCGGCTACTTTACGCAGCGGCGGCGCACTGGCGTCG AAGGCGTCACTGATCCAGAGGAGATGTGGAGGATTATATCAACACAGTTTCTCGCTCGCGCGGTTGCTTAGCTCCAACAAACCACCAAGAG GTTTTGAAAAGTTTTTCCCAAAGAATGAGGAAAGCACCGGCGTCAGCAAATCCGCTGAAG ACGAAAATACCAAAGATCAAAAATCTCATGTAAGGGAGGAGAGGGACACAAATGATGATGGGGACGAAAGACgaagaggagggaaaaaggAAGAATCACACTGGTGGACGCGCTTTCAG GATGATTTTCCCTTGGATGAAAAAGCACTTCGCTACTCTGCCATCGCTGCAGCCGGCATGGTCTCAgcttttttgtacttttacttccgAGAGACGGGGATGCAGATCTCCTGGAAGGACTTTGTGAATCACTACTTGAACAGAGGCTTG GTGGCACACCTGGAGGTTGTAAATAAACAGTATGTCAAAGTAATTCCTGCCCATGGAGTGGACACGTCAGAAGTG AGCTATTTATGGTTCAATATTGGGAGTGTTGACTCATTTGAGCACAACCTGGAGATGGCCCAACAGGAAATGGGACTGGACTCACAGAAAGTTCCTGTATTCTACAGCAGTGAAAGTGATGG GACTCTCCTGCTCAGCATTTTCCCAGCCTTACTGCTGGTAGGCTTTTTACTTTTTGCCACACGGCAGGGGCCGATGGCAGGGGGCCGTGGGGGTAGGGGGCGAGTAAACCCCTTCAGCATGAGTGAATCAAAGGCCAAGATAATAAAAGACAACATCAACGTTCAGTTCAAGGATGTCGCAGGCTGTGAGGAGGCCAAACTAGAGATTATGGAGTTTGTCAACTTCTTGAAGAACCCGCGGCAGTACCAGGACCTCGGAGCCAAGATTCCAAAG GGTGCTGTGTTATCGGGTCCACCTGGTACTGGCAAGACCTTGCTCGCGAAGGCCACTGCAGGAGAAGCCAATGTCCCCTTTATCACTGTAAATGGATCAGAGTTCCAGGAGATGTTTGTTGGCGTGGGACCAGCGAGG ATTAGGGATACGTTTGCCACAGCTCGAAAGAATGCCCCCTGCATCCTCTTCATTGATGAGATCGACGCAGTTGGCAAAAAGAGAGGCGGGGGCAACTTTGGCAACCAGAGCGAGCAGGAAAACACGCTCAACCAGTTGCTTGTGGAAATGGACG GGTTCAACAGTCGCACTAACGTGGTCGTTTTAGCTGGCACCAATCGAGCTGATATCCTGGATCCAGCTTTGCTGAGGCCAGGACGTTTTGATcgacatatatatatag GCCCACCAGATATTAAAGGGAGGGCATCCATCTTTAAAGTGCATTTAAGACCCTTGAAGTTGGACACGAGTATAGAAGTAGAGGCTTTAGCCCGGAAGCTCGCTGCACTAACCCCAGGTTTTACTG GGGCTGATATTGCTAATGTGTGTAATGAGGCTGCTCTGATAGCAGCGCGTCACCTCAACCAACATGTCAATACAAAGCACTTTGAGCAGGCAGTGGAGAGAGTTATTGGAG GTCTGGAGAAAAAGACTCAGGTCCTGCAGCTCCCAGAGAAAACTACTGTAGCGTATCATGAGGCCGGACATGCTGTGGCAGGCTGGTTCCTAGAACATGCAGACCCCCTACTTAAG GTGTCCATCGTTCCCAGAGGGAAAGGTTTAGGTTATGCGCAGTATCTGCCCAAGGAGCAGTACCTGTTCAACAAGGAGCAGCTGTTTGACAGAATGTGCATGATGCTGGGGGGTCGAGTGGCTGAGCAGGTTTTCTTTAAGCGAATCACCACCGGGGCTCAGGATGACCTCAGGAAGGTGACACAGTCTGCGTATGCACAG GTTGTACAGTTTGGAATGAACGATGCAGTGGGTCAGGTGTCCTTCGACCTCCCCCAGCAGGGTGATGTAGTAACTGAGAAGCCCTACAGTGAAACCACAGCCCAGCTCATAGACCAGGAGGTCCGCCTGCTTATAGATTCTGCCTTCCAGCGAACACTGAAGCTCGTCACTGACAGGAAGGAAATGGTTGAGAAG GTGGCAAAACGTCTTCTAGAAAAGGAGATTCTCGACAAAGCTGACATGGTGGAGCTGCTAGGAGCCCGTCCCTTTCAAGAGAAGACTTCATATGAGGAGTTTGTAGAAGGGCTGGGGGAACTTGAGGAGGACACCTCTCTACCTGAAGGGCTAAAGAACTGGAACAAGAACAAAGGGGaggaaaaacagccccagaaTCAGCAAAACAGATCAGCCCTTTACCTGTAG
- the LOC117257035 gene encoding mitochondrial inner membrane m-AAA protease component AFG3L1-like isoform X3, which produces MGLLSAGVGPFRNRVLAVRTWSRELSNISATLRSGGALASKASLIQRRCGGLYQHSFSLARLLSSNKPPRGFEKFFPKNEESTGVSKSAEDENTKDQKSHVREERDTNDDGDERRRGGKKEESHWWTRFQDDFPLDEKALRYSAIAAAGMVSAFLYFYFRETGMQISWKDFVNHYLNRGLVAHLEVVNKQYVKVIPAHGVDTSEVSYLWFNIGSVDSFEHNLEMAQQEMGLDSQKVPVFYSSESDGTLLLSIFPALLLVGFLLFATRQGPMAGGRGGRGRVNPFSMSESKAKIIKDNINVQFKDVAGCEEAKLEIMEFVNFLKNPRQYQDLGAKIPKGAVLSGPPGTGKTLLAKATAGEANVPFITVNGSEFQEMFVGVGPARIRDTFATARKNAPCILFIDEIDAVGKKRGGGNFGNQSEQENTLNQLLVEMDGFNSRTNVVVLAGTNRADILDPALLRPGRFDRHIYIGPPDIKGRASIFKVHLRPLKLDTSIEVEALARKLAALTPGFTGADIANVCNEAALIAARHLNQHVNTKHFEQAVERVIGGLEKKTQVLQLPEKTTVAYHEAGHAVAGWFLEHADPLLKVSIVPRGKGLGYAQYLPKEQYLFNKEQLFDRMCMMLGGRVAEQVFFKRITTGAQDDLRKVVQFGMNDAVGQVSFDLPQQGDVVTEKPYSETTAQLIDQEVRLLIDSAFQRTLKLVTDRKEMVEKVAKRLLEKEILDKADMVELLGARPFQEKTSYEEFVEGLGELEEDTSLPEGLKNWNKNKGEEKQPQNQQNRSALYL; this is translated from the exons ATGGGGCTGCTGTCTGCAGGTGTCGGACCCTTTCGAAACCGGGTGCTGGCGGTTCGGACCTGGAGCCGAGAGTTATCCAACATCTCGGCTACTTTACGCAGCGGCGGCGCACTGGCGTCG AAGGCGTCACTGATCCAGAGGAGATGTGGAGGATTATATCAACACAGTTTCTCGCTCGCGCGGTTGCTTAGCTCCAACAAACCACCAAGAG GTTTTGAAAAGTTTTTCCCAAAGAATGAGGAAAGCACCGGCGTCAGCAAATCCGCTGAAG ACGAAAATACCAAAGATCAAAAATCTCATGTAAGGGAGGAGAGGGACACAAATGATGATGGGGACGAAAGACgaagaggagggaaaaaggAAGAATCACACTGGTGGACGCGCTTTCAG GATGATTTTCCCTTGGATGAAAAAGCACTTCGCTACTCTGCCATCGCTGCAGCCGGCATGGTCTCAgcttttttgtacttttacttccgAGAGACGGGGATGCAGATCTCCTGGAAGGACTTTGTGAATCACTACTTGAACAGAGGCTTG GTGGCACACCTGGAGGTTGTAAATAAACAGTATGTCAAAGTAATTCCTGCCCATGGAGTGGACACGTCAGAAGTG AGCTATTTATGGTTCAATATTGGGAGTGTTGACTCATTTGAGCACAACCTGGAGATGGCCCAACAGGAAATGGGACTGGACTCACAGAAAGTTCCTGTATTCTACAGCAGTGAAAGTGATGG GACTCTCCTGCTCAGCATTTTCCCAGCCTTACTGCTGGTAGGCTTTTTACTTTTTGCCACACGGCAGGGGCCGATGGCAGGGGGCCGTGGGGGTAGGGGGCGAGTAAACCCCTTCAGCATGAGTGAATCAAAGGCCAAGATAATAAAAGACAACATCAACGTTCAGTTCAAGGATGTCGCAGGCTGTGAGGAGGCCAAACTAGAGATTATGGAGTTTGTCAACTTCTTGAAGAACCCGCGGCAGTACCAGGACCTCGGAGCCAAGATTCCAAAG GGTGCTGTGTTATCGGGTCCACCTGGTACTGGCAAGACCTTGCTCGCGAAGGCCACTGCAGGAGAAGCCAATGTCCCCTTTATCACTGTAAATGGATCAGAGTTCCAGGAGATGTTTGTTGGCGTGGGACCAGCGAGG ATTAGGGATACGTTTGCCACAGCTCGAAAGAATGCCCCCTGCATCCTCTTCATTGATGAGATCGACGCAGTTGGCAAAAAGAGAGGCGGGGGCAACTTTGGCAACCAGAGCGAGCAGGAAAACACGCTCAACCAGTTGCTTGTGGAAATGGACG GGTTCAACAGTCGCACTAACGTGGTCGTTTTAGCTGGCACCAATCGAGCTGATATCCTGGATCCAGCTTTGCTGAGGCCAGGACGTTTTGATcgacatatatatatag GCCCACCAGATATTAAAGGGAGGGCATCCATCTTTAAAGTGCATTTAAGACCCTTGAAGTTGGACACGAGTATAGAAGTAGAGGCTTTAGCCCGGAAGCTCGCTGCACTAACCCCAGGTTTTACTG GGGCTGATATTGCTAATGTGTGTAATGAGGCTGCTCTGATAGCAGCGCGTCACCTCAACCAACATGTCAATACAAAGCACTTTGAGCAGGCAGTGGAGAGAGTTATTGGAG GTCTGGAGAAAAAGACTCAGGTCCTGCAGCTCCCAGAGAAAACTACTGTAGCGTATCATGAGGCCGGACATGCTGTGGCAGGCTGGTTCCTAGAACATGCAGACCCCCTACTTAAG GTGTCCATCGTTCCCAGAGGGAAAGGTTTAGGTTATGCGCAGTATCTGCCCAAGGAGCAGTACCTGTTCAACAAGGAGCAGCTGTTTGACAGAATGTGCATGATGCTGGGGGGTCGAGTGGCTGAGCAGGTTTTCTTTAAGCGAATCACCACCGGGGCTCAGGATGACCTCAGGAAG GTTGTACAGTTTGGAATGAACGATGCAGTGGGTCAGGTGTCCTTCGACCTCCCCCAGCAGGGTGATGTAGTAACTGAGAAGCCCTACAGTGAAACCACAGCCCAGCTCATAGACCAGGAGGTCCGCCTGCTTATAGATTCTGCCTTCCAGCGAACACTGAAGCTCGTCACTGACAGGAAGGAAATGGTTGAGAAG GTGGCAAAACGTCTTCTAGAAAAGGAGATTCTCGACAAAGCTGACATGGTGGAGCTGCTAGGAGCCCGTCCCTTTCAAGAGAAGACTTCATATGAGGAGTTTGTAGAAGGGCTGGGGGAACTTGAGGAGGACACCTCTCTACCTGAAGGGCTAAAGAACTGGAACAAGAACAAAGGGGaggaaaaacagccccagaaTCAGCAAAACAGATCAGCCCTTTACCTGTAG
- the LOC117257035 gene encoding mitochondrial inner membrane m-AAA protease component AFG3L1-like isoform X2, whose amino-acid sequence MGLLSAGVGPFRNRVLAVRTWSRELSNISATLRSGGALASASLIQRRCGGLYQHSFSLARLLSSNKPPRGFEKFFPKNEESTGVSKSAEDENTKDQKSHVREERDTNDDGDERRRGGKKEESHWWTRFQDDFPLDEKALRYSAIAAAGMVSAFLYFYFRETGMQISWKDFVNHYLNRGLVAHLEVVNKQYVKVIPAHGVDTSEVSYLWFNIGSVDSFEHNLEMAQQEMGLDSQKVPVFYSSESDGTLLLSIFPALLLVGFLLFATRQGPMAGGRGGRGRVNPFSMSESKAKIIKDNINVQFKDVAGCEEAKLEIMEFVNFLKNPRQYQDLGAKIPKGAVLSGPPGTGKTLLAKATAGEANVPFITVNGSEFQEMFVGVGPARIRDTFATARKNAPCILFIDEIDAVGKKRGGGNFGNQSEQENTLNQLLVEMDGFNSRTNVVVLAGTNRADILDPALLRPGRFDRHIYIGPPDIKGRASIFKVHLRPLKLDTSIEVEALARKLAALTPGFTGADIANVCNEAALIAARHLNQHVNTKHFEQAVERVIGGLEKKTQVLQLPEKTTVAYHEAGHAVAGWFLEHADPLLKVSIVPRGKGLGYAQYLPKEQYLFNKEQLFDRMCMMLGGRVAEQVFFKRITTGAQDDLRKVTQSAYAQVVQFGMNDAVGQVSFDLPQQGDVVTEKPYSETTAQLIDQEVRLLIDSAFQRTLKLVTDRKEMVEKVAKRLLEKEILDKADMVELLGARPFQEKTSYEEFVEGLGELEEDTSLPEGLKNWNKNKGEEKQPQNQQNRSALYL is encoded by the exons ATGGGGCTGCTGTCTGCAGGTGTCGGACCCTTTCGAAACCGGGTGCTGGCGGTTCGGACCTGGAGCCGAGAGTTATCCAACATCTCGGCTACTTTACGCAGCGGCGGCGCACTGGCGTCG GCGTCACTGATCCAGAGGAGATGTGGAGGATTATATCAACACAGTTTCTCGCTCGCGCGGTTGCTTAGCTCCAACAAACCACCAAGAG GTTTTGAAAAGTTTTTCCCAAAGAATGAGGAAAGCACCGGCGTCAGCAAATCCGCTGAAG ACGAAAATACCAAAGATCAAAAATCTCATGTAAGGGAGGAGAGGGACACAAATGATGATGGGGACGAAAGACgaagaggagggaaaaaggAAGAATCACACTGGTGGACGCGCTTTCAG GATGATTTTCCCTTGGATGAAAAAGCACTTCGCTACTCTGCCATCGCTGCAGCCGGCATGGTCTCAgcttttttgtacttttacttccgAGAGACGGGGATGCAGATCTCCTGGAAGGACTTTGTGAATCACTACTTGAACAGAGGCTTG GTGGCACACCTGGAGGTTGTAAATAAACAGTATGTCAAAGTAATTCCTGCCCATGGAGTGGACACGTCAGAAGTG AGCTATTTATGGTTCAATATTGGGAGTGTTGACTCATTTGAGCACAACCTGGAGATGGCCCAACAGGAAATGGGACTGGACTCACAGAAAGTTCCTGTATTCTACAGCAGTGAAAGTGATGG GACTCTCCTGCTCAGCATTTTCCCAGCCTTACTGCTGGTAGGCTTTTTACTTTTTGCCACACGGCAGGGGCCGATGGCAGGGGGCCGTGGGGGTAGGGGGCGAGTAAACCCCTTCAGCATGAGTGAATCAAAGGCCAAGATAATAAAAGACAACATCAACGTTCAGTTCAAGGATGTCGCAGGCTGTGAGGAGGCCAAACTAGAGATTATGGAGTTTGTCAACTTCTTGAAGAACCCGCGGCAGTACCAGGACCTCGGAGCCAAGATTCCAAAG GGTGCTGTGTTATCGGGTCCACCTGGTACTGGCAAGACCTTGCTCGCGAAGGCCACTGCAGGAGAAGCCAATGTCCCCTTTATCACTGTAAATGGATCAGAGTTCCAGGAGATGTTTGTTGGCGTGGGACCAGCGAGG ATTAGGGATACGTTTGCCACAGCTCGAAAGAATGCCCCCTGCATCCTCTTCATTGATGAGATCGACGCAGTTGGCAAAAAGAGAGGCGGGGGCAACTTTGGCAACCAGAGCGAGCAGGAAAACACGCTCAACCAGTTGCTTGTGGAAATGGACG GGTTCAACAGTCGCACTAACGTGGTCGTTTTAGCTGGCACCAATCGAGCTGATATCCTGGATCCAGCTTTGCTGAGGCCAGGACGTTTTGATcgacatatatatatag GCCCACCAGATATTAAAGGGAGGGCATCCATCTTTAAAGTGCATTTAAGACCCTTGAAGTTGGACACGAGTATAGAAGTAGAGGCTTTAGCCCGGAAGCTCGCTGCACTAACCCCAGGTTTTACTG GGGCTGATATTGCTAATGTGTGTAATGAGGCTGCTCTGATAGCAGCGCGTCACCTCAACCAACATGTCAATACAAAGCACTTTGAGCAGGCAGTGGAGAGAGTTATTGGAG GTCTGGAGAAAAAGACTCAGGTCCTGCAGCTCCCAGAGAAAACTACTGTAGCGTATCATGAGGCCGGACATGCTGTGGCAGGCTGGTTCCTAGAACATGCAGACCCCCTACTTAAG GTGTCCATCGTTCCCAGAGGGAAAGGTTTAGGTTATGCGCAGTATCTGCCCAAGGAGCAGTACCTGTTCAACAAGGAGCAGCTGTTTGACAGAATGTGCATGATGCTGGGGGGTCGAGTGGCTGAGCAGGTTTTCTTTAAGCGAATCACCACCGGGGCTCAGGATGACCTCAGGAAGGTGACACAGTCTGCGTATGCACAG GTTGTACAGTTTGGAATGAACGATGCAGTGGGTCAGGTGTCCTTCGACCTCCCCCAGCAGGGTGATGTAGTAACTGAGAAGCCCTACAGTGAAACCACAGCCCAGCTCATAGACCAGGAGGTCCGCCTGCTTATAGATTCTGCCTTCCAGCGAACACTGAAGCTCGTCACTGACAGGAAGGAAATGGTTGAGAAG GTGGCAAAACGTCTTCTAGAAAAGGAGATTCTCGACAAAGCTGACATGGTGGAGCTGCTAGGAGCCCGTCCCTTTCAAGAGAAGACTTCATATGAGGAGTTTGTAGAAGGGCTGGGGGAACTTGAGGAGGACACCTCTCTACCTGAAGGGCTAAAGAACTGGAACAAGAACAAAGGGGaggaaaaacagccccagaaTCAGCAAAACAGATCAGCCCTTTACCTGTAG